In Primulina huaijiensis isolate GDHJ02 chromosome 16, ASM1229523v2, whole genome shotgun sequence, a single genomic region encodes these proteins:
- the LOC140961708 gene encoding uncharacterized protein has product MGEKMRIYIGGLGATVMEGDLRKTFSSPVLGTVESVEIIRSKGRSFAYLDFIPASEKGLAKLFSTYNGCMWKRGRLKLEKAKEHYLFRLRREWTEDTDLGKKLPDQNVCADENMHTWQTTKKNLDIEQMHLRIYFPKLRKIKPLPLKGSGKHKYSFQRVEVPPLPVHFCDCEEHSVPLKLAEKKFGIYLDTETCGVNEEELNMVKSVLNKFLERENRAKPVSNVIEFTEKTYTSISSVDNVQVQGYEDDQVSDEDGLVINIISHPHNRVSLVKNRGQEHESRGSKKSMHAFDKKRKAYVSMDDANVMSPSKRKMRKQGPQDHIGDLRIDVTTRPAEIKSGSAHLTDGVALSKKSAWRDLVNQKGSATFHISDVLTNHNPEAASPSKKETCDNRSSTDKESEKVPDIQSVKLSDVEDMRSSTDKELEKVPDIQPIKLVDVEDMRSITDKESEKVPDTQPIKLSDVEDMRSSTYKESEKVPDIQPIKLSDVEDMRSSRGAAWLQKSSWLQLVGDTTNRSFNLAQILPDIATSEKQESQLLYGNDVSSSTNKNQQIPVPNNRNHPVEDIGKPREKADNDTVIIAPEIPRITNLDALTKVQNHTSVDEQEDAASPATNKVPGRVPMPVPDIVISDTCPFMRSAASMKEWAKVKATLSARKKKEKLKENELRQGKD; this is encoded by the exons ATGGGAGAGAAGATGAGGATTTATATAGGAGGATTGGGAGCTACTGTAATGGAAGGTGATTTGCGAAAGACGTTTAGTTCACCGGTTTTAGGGACTGTGGAATCTGTTGAAATTATTCGCAGCAAAGGTCGCAGCTTCGCCTACCTAGATTTCATTCCCGCCTCCGAGAAGGGACTCGCCAAGCTATTCAGCACG TATAATGGGTGTATGTGGAAAAGGGGGAGGCTTAAACTCGAGAAGGCCAAAGAACACTATCTTTTTCGTTTGAGACGTGAATGGACTGAAGATACCGATCTTGGGAAAAAGTTGCCAGATCAGAATGTTTGTGCTGATGAAAACATGCATACTTGGCAGACAACCAAGAAAAACTTGGACATTGAACAAATGCATCTCCGGATTTATTTCCCCAAATTGAGAAAG ATAAAACCTCTGCCTCTCAAAGGATCGGGAAAGCACAAATATAGTTTCCAACGGGTTGAAGTTCCTCCCCTCCCTGTCCACTTCTGTGATTGTGAGGAGCATTCTGTGCCTCTCAAATTGGCTGAGAAAAAGTTTGGAATTTATCTTGACACAGAAACTTGTGGGGTGAACGAGGAAGAGCTTAACATGGTTAAGTCCGTATTGAACAAGTTCTTGGAGAGGGAGAACCGTGCTAAGCCAGTTTCTAACGTGATTGAATTTACTGAGAAAACATATACTTCTATTAGCTCGGTTGATAATGTGCAAGTCCAGGGCTATGAGGATGATCAAGTTAGTGACGAAGACGGCCTTGTGATTAACATAATTTCCCACCCACATAACAGAGTTTCTCTGGTTAAGAACAGGGGACAGGAACATGAATCGCGTGGAAGTAAAAAATCGATGcatgcgtttgacaaaaagaggAAAGCATATGTATCCATGGATGATGCAAATGTTATGTCCCCTTCTAAAAGGAAGATGCGAAAGCAAGGCCCACAAGACCACATCGGTGATTTACGGATTGATGTGACTACTCGACCAGCAGAAATAAAATCAGGTTCCGCTCACTTGACTGATGGTGTGGCGTTATCGAAAAAGTCGGCATGGAGAGATCTGGTTAATCAGAAGGGAAGTGCTACTTTCCACATTTCAGATGTTTTGACGAACCATAATCCTGAAGCTGCATCCCCGAGCAAAAAAGAAACGTGTGACAACCGGTCAAGCACTGACAAAGAATCGGAAAAAGTTCCTGATATTCAATCCGTTAAACTGAGCGACGTTGAAGATATGAGATCAAGCACTGACAAAGAATTGGAAAAAGTTCCTGATATTCAACCCATTAAACTGGTCGATGTTGAAGATATGAGATCAATCACCGACAAAGAATCGGAAAAAGTTCCTGATACTCAACCCATTAAACTGAGCGATGTTGAAGATATGAGATCAAGCACTTACAAAGAATCGGAAAAAGTTCCTGATATTCAACCCATTAAACTGAGCGATGTTGAAGATATGAGATCATCCAGAGGTGCCGCATGGCTTCAAAAATCATCATGGTTACAACTGGTTGGGGACACGACTAACAGGTCATTCAATCTTGCACAAATTTTGCCTGACATCGCAACTTCAGAAAAACAAGAATCTCAACTGTTATATGGAAATGATGTTTCGAGTTCAACAAACAAAAACCAGCAAATACCAGTCCCCAACAATCGAAATCACCCTGTTGAAGATATTGGCAAACCTAGGGAAAAAGCTGACAACGACACCGTCATCATCGCACCTGAAATTCCAAGAATAACGAATTTGGATGCTTTAACCAAGGTGCAGAATCACACGAGTGTAGATGAACAAGAAGATGCAGCCTCACCAGCGACTAACAAAGTGCCTGGACGGGTGCCAATGCCAGTACCGGACATTGTTATAAGCGACACTTGTCCTTTCATGAGAAGTGCTGCTTCGATGAAAGAGTGGGCGAAGGTGAAAGCAACTTTAAGTGCCCGTAAGAAAAAGGAGAAGTTGAAGGAGAATGAGTTAAGGCAAGGAAAAGATTGA